A single Desulfobaculum xiamenense DNA region contains:
- a CDS encoding methyl-accepting chemotaxis protein, whose product MLRRMVIGVRISIAMIAMVVFIVGVILAFLYNSAKVQEISISEVQEIMLKGQKEKISVGSSSIARALGDILQGAPRDQAIETMRTALKKIRFEEDESGYYFIYEGTINIVHPIQPAMQGTDRGDSKDPNGKYYLRELYKAAQQGGGFVEYVYDKPGAGKQPKMAYAMPIPGTTFWIGTGVYIDNIEKEKARIAGNIDEIVSSNTRVIVIAIVVLLLGVIVPAVLFIIRSIVIPIKAATQAATDIAAGEYGVSLDESGRDEAAMLSRSLNAMAATLSANIEEITLKTQEAEEKAHAAEVAMEQAEEARKRANLARSEGMLQAAMRLETVVERISAATEEISSQSEEIRQGADVQKERIQTTATAMEEMNATVLEVAQNAGSAAERGAEAKNKAQHGAEVVGHSVKAMNTTYKQAELLKENMAQLDEQAQAIGNIMSVITDIADQTNLLALNAAIEAARAGEAGRGFAVVADEVRKLAEKTMGATKEVGDSIVAIQRVAEENVTSMEKALQDLEQAVDYSNQSGKVLNEIVQETESSAEQIQGIAAAAEEQSAASEEINRSIEEINIITTETARGVSESVIALQELAEQAEALKTLVQQLKEEGQAAG is encoded by the coding sequence ATGTTGCGTAGAATGGTGATCGGCGTGCGCATTTCCATTGCAATGATCGCGATGGTGGTGTTCATCGTCGGGGTTATCCTTGCCTTCCTGTACAATTCCGCGAAGGTGCAGGAAATCAGCATCAGCGAAGTGCAGGAGATCATGCTCAAGGGGCAGAAGGAGAAGATATCCGTCGGCTCGTCGTCCATCGCTCGGGCGCTCGGCGATATCCTTCAGGGCGCCCCCCGCGATCAGGCCATCGAGACGATGCGCACGGCGCTCAAGAAGATCCGCTTCGAGGAAGACGAGTCCGGCTACTATTTCATCTACGAAGGGACGATCAACATTGTCCATCCCATCCAGCCCGCCATGCAGGGCACGGACCGTGGCGACTCCAAGGACCCCAATGGCAAGTACTACCTGCGTGAACTGTACAAGGCAGCGCAGCAGGGCGGCGGATTCGTCGAGTACGTGTACGACAAGCCCGGCGCGGGCAAGCAGCCCAAGATGGCCTACGCCATGCCCATTCCGGGGACCACGTTCTGGATCGGCACCGGCGTGTACATCGACAACATCGAGAAGGAAAAGGCGCGCATCGCCGGGAATATCGACGAAATCGTCAGCAGCAACACGCGCGTGATCGTCATCGCCATCGTGGTGCTGCTTCTCGGCGTCATCGTGCCCGCCGTGCTGTTCATCATCCGCAGTATCGTCATTCCCATCAAGGCCGCCACACAGGCCGCTACGGACATTGCCGCCGGGGAGTACGGCGTGTCCCTTGACGAGTCCGGGCGCGACGAGGCCGCCATGCTCAGCCGGTCCCTGAATGCGATGGCTGCCACACTTAGCGCCAACATCGAGGAAATCACCCTCAAGACGCAGGAGGCCGAGGAAAAGGCCCACGCGGCTGAGGTTGCCATGGAGCAGGCCGAAGAGGCGCGCAAGAGGGCCAATCTGGCGCGCAGCGAGGGTATGCTTCAGGCCGCCATGCGCCTCGAGACGGTGGTGGAGCGCATTTCCGCCGCAACCGAGGAGATTTCCAGCCAGTCCGAGGAAATCCGTCAGGGTGCCGATGTGCAGAAGGAACGCATCCAGACCACGGCCACGGCCATGGAGGAGATGAACGCCACGGTGCTTGAGGTCGCCCAGAACGCGGGCAGCGCCGCCGAGCGCGGAGCCGAGGCCAAGAACAAGGCCCAGCACGGCGCAGAGGTGGTGGGGCATTCGGTGAAGGCCATGAATACCACCTACAAGCAGGCCGAACTGCTCAAGGAAAACATGGCGCAGTTGGATGAACAGGCGCAGGCCATTGGCAACATCATGAGCGTCATCACCGACATCGCGGATCAGACCAACCTGCTGGCGCTGAACGCGGCCATCGAGGCCGCCCGCGCCGGAGAGGCGGGGCGCGGTTTTGCGGTCGTCGCGGATGAGGTGCGCAAGCTGGCCGAGAAGACCATGGGCGCGACCAAGGAAGTGGGCGATTCCATCGTCGCCATCCAGCGGGTGGCCGAGGAGAATGTGACGTCCATGGAAAAGGCGCTTCAGGATCTGGAGCAGGCGGTGGATTACTCCAACCAGTCGGGCAAGGTGCTCAACGAGATCGTGCAGGAGACCGAGTCCTCGGCCGAGCAGATTCAGGGCATCGCCGCCGCCGCGGAGGAGCAGTCTGCAGCTAGCGAAGAGATCAACCGTTCCATCGAGGAAATCAACATCATCACCACTGAGACGGCGCGCGGCGTGTCCGAGTCCGTCATCGCCCTTCAGGAGCTTGCGGAGCAGGCCGAGGCGCTGAAGACCCTCGTCCAGCAGCTCAAGGAGGAAGGTCAGGCGGCCGGATAG
- a CDS encoding lipoprotein-releasing ABC transporter permease subunit: protein MSFESFIALRYLIARRGQAFISVISVISILGVALGVAALIVVLGVMNGMSTDMRDKILGVNAHLVVSSVDGRIPDRAETSRRAASVKGVTGVTPFVYYEVMLSTRQGVKGVVLRGIDPASAGTVLSLARDMNQGALEDLVSGYGPDGPPGIIIGDELAKRLGLARGSLVNLLSPAGKRTSAGYVPTVRIFRVVGVFKTGMYEYDSSLAYVTIPAAQELLSLGDDVVNGLELRVDDVDRATQIGREVSQAVGGYPFYVRSWQEMNANLFAALKLEKVGMFVILVMIVLVGSFSIVTTLVMLVMEKTRDIAILMSMGATRESVRRIFMLQGMIIGVAGTALGYALGLTLCWLLQKYQFIELPKGIYSMDHLPVLLEWLDMVIIGISALGLCFIATIYPARQASRLMPAEALRHE, encoded by the coding sequence ATGAGCTTCGAATCGTTCATCGCCCTCAGGTATCTGATCGCACGCCGCGGTCAGGCGTTCATCTCGGTCATCTCGGTCATCTCGATTCTCGGCGTGGCCCTCGGCGTGGCTGCACTGATCGTGGTTCTGGGGGTGATGAACGGTATGAGCACCGACATGCGGGACAAGATTCTCGGCGTCAACGCGCACCTCGTGGTGTCCAGCGTTGACGGGAGAATCCCCGACCGTGCCGAGACCAGCCGCAGGGCGGCAAGCGTGAAGGGCGTCACCGGCGTGACGCCCTTCGTGTACTACGAGGTCATGCTCAGCACGCGTCAGGGCGTGAAGGGCGTGGTTCTGCGCGGCATCGATCCCGCGTCCGCCGGAACCGTGCTCAGTCTGGCTCGCGACATGAATCAGGGGGCGCTGGAGGATCTGGTCTCCGGCTACGGTCCCGACGGCCCTCCTGGCATCATCATCGGCGACGAGCTTGCCAAGCGGCTCGGCCTTGCGCGCGGCAGCCTCGTGAATCTGCTGTCTCCGGCCGGAAAGAGGACGTCCGCGGGCTATGTGCCCACGGTGCGCATCTTCCGCGTCGTCGGCGTGTTCAAGACTGGCATGTACGAGTACGACTCGTCCCTCGCCTACGTCACCATCCCCGCCGCGCAGGAACTCTTGAGCCTTGGCGACGACGTGGTCAACGGCCTTGAGCTTCGCGTGGACGACGTGGACCGCGCCACGCAGATCGGACGCGAGGTTTCGCAGGCTGTGGGCGGCTATCCGTTCTACGTGCGTTCGTGGCAGGAGATGAATGCCAACCTTTTCGCTGCGCTCAAGCTGGAGAAGGTGGGCATGTTCGTGATTCTGGTCATGATCGTGCTGGTCGGCTCGTTTTCCATCGTCACCACGCTGGTCATGCTGGTCATGGAGAAGACGCGCGACATCGCCATCCTCATGTCCATGGGTGCCACGCGCGAGAGCGTCCGCCGCATCTTCATGCTGCAGGGGATGATTATCGGCGTCGCGGGGACGGCGCTCGGCTACGCGCTGGGCCTGACCCTGTGCTGGCTGCTGCAGAAGTACCAGTTCATCGAGTTGCCCAAGGGCATCTACTCCATGGACCACCTGCCGGTACTCCTCGAATGGCTGGACATGGTGATTATCGGCATTTCGGCCCTCGGCCTGTGCTTCATCGCCACCATCTATCCCGCGCGGCAGGCCTCGCGGCTGATGCCTGCCGAGGCCTTGCGCCATGAATAA
- the lysS gene encoding lysine--tRNA ligase has translation MLRAMQANDELNEVLKNRVGKACTLLDEGVPLFPNSFRKDTDVAYIVKNYGEHDGEALEALEEKFAIAGRIVAHRSFGKVAFFHLQDATGRMQVYVARDEIGPDAYNIFKKFDLGDIVGVHGRLFRTKTGELTVLADSVQLVTKSMRPLPEKYHGLKDVETRYRQRYVDLIVTEKTKQIFETRTKIVRAFRNFMDSKGFLEVETPMLQPIPGGATAKPFETHHNALDMKLYMRIAPELYLKRLLVGGFEKVYEINRNFRNEGISTRHNPEFTMCEFYWAYANFHDLMDLTEELFAHVAMEACGTTKVPYQGEIIDLSLGAWTRMRFHESIEKIGGISPEIYQDYDKAVALVKKEGEKVVQGEKLGKVQAKLFDIFVEPRLIQPHFIYGYPTEISPLSRRNDEDPTITDRFELFITGRELGNAFSELNDPVDQRLRFEDQVKEKEAGDEEAHYMDSDYVRALEYGMPPAAGQGVGIDRLVMLLTDSASIREVILFPLLRPEVGSGS, from the coding sequence ATGCTCCGCGCGATGCAGGCGAACGACGAACTCAACGAAGTCCTCAAGAACCGCGTCGGCAAGGCGTGCACGCTTCTTGATGAAGGCGTGCCCCTTTTCCCCAATTCCTTCCGTAAGGATACCGACGTCGCCTACATCGTCAAAAATTATGGCGAGCATGACGGCGAGGCCCTTGAGGCCTTGGAGGAAAAGTTTGCGATTGCCGGCCGAATCGTGGCCCACAGGTCGTTCGGCAAGGTGGCGTTCTTCCACCTGCAGGACGCCACGGGCCGCATGCAGGTCTACGTCGCTCGCGACGAGATCGGCCCTGATGCCTACAATATTTTCAAGAAATTCGACCTCGGCGACATCGTCGGCGTGCATGGCAGACTGTTCCGCACCAAGACCGGCGAGCTGACCGTTCTGGCCGACTCCGTGCAGTTGGTGACCAAGTCCATGCGCCCGCTGCCCGAGAAGTACCACGGCCTCAAGGACGTCGAGACCCGCTACCGCCAGCGCTACGTGGACCTCATCGTCACCGAGAAGACCAAGCAGATTTTCGAGACCCGCACCAAGATCGTGCGCGCCTTCCGCAACTTCATGGATTCCAAGGGATTCCTCGAAGTGGAGACGCCCATGCTCCAGCCCATTCCGGGCGGTGCGACCGCCAAGCCCTTCGAGACGCACCACAACGCCCTCGATATGAAGCTCTACATGCGCATCGCGCCCGAGCTGTACCTCAAGCGGCTTCTGGTCGGCGGTTTCGAGAAGGTCTACGAGATCAACCGCAACTTCCGCAACGAAGGCATCTCCACCCGGCACAACCCCGAATTCACCATGTGCGAATTCTACTGGGCGTATGCCAATTTCCATGACCTCATGGATCTCACCGAGGAGCTGTTCGCCCACGTTGCCATGGAGGCCTGCGGCACGACGAAGGTTCCCTATCAGGGCGAAATCATCGACCTGAGCCTCGGCGCGTGGACGCGCATGCGCTTCCACGAGTCCATCGAGAAGATCGGTGGCATCTCCCCCGAAATCTACCAGGACTACGACAAGGCCGTGGCGCTGGTGAAGAAGGAAGGCGAGAAGGTCGTCCAGGGCGAAAAGCTCGGCAAGGTTCAGGCCAAGCTGTTCGACATCTTCGTGGAGCCGCGCCTCATCCAGCCGCATTTCATCTATGGGTATCCCACGGAGATTTCGCCGCTGTCGCGCCGTAACGACGAGGATCCCACCATCACCGACCGCTTCGAGTTGTTCATCACCGGTCGCGAGTTGGGCAACGCCTTCTCCGAACTTAACGACCCCGTCGATCAGCGCCTGCGCTTCGAGGATCAGGTCAAGGAGAAGGAAGCCGGTGACGAGGAAGCCCACTACATGGACTCGGACTACGTCCGCGCCCTTGAGTACGGCATGCCCCCGGCTGCGGGACAGGGCGTCGGCATCGATCGCCTTGTCATGCTGCTGACGGATTCCGCCAGCATCCGCGAGGTCATCCTCTTCCCGCTGCTTCGGCCGGAGGTCGGCTCCGGATCATGA